A region from the Lycium barbarum isolate Lr01 chromosome 8, ASM1917538v2, whole genome shotgun sequence genome encodes:
- the LOC132606105 gene encoding uncharacterized protein LOC132606105, protein MTKFKTKDVLLKNKPGRIPRDQWTGLVSSWVSEKDKRRSQTNRNNRAKQKMPHTGGLKSIATLMDEKAKKGIEPTRAQVFILTHKPRKDGRPLDEEPAKTIVPNANSGHERVQQSPQMLFRGHNVAKKIPSSHGHIV, encoded by the exons aTGACAAAATTTAAGACCAAAGATGTGTTGTTGAAGAATAAACCGGGTCGTATACCAAGGGATCAGTGGACTGGTTTGGTCTCCTCTTGGGTTTCAGAAAAAGATAAG CGACGCAGCCAAACAAATAGAAACAATAGGGCCAAGCAAAAGATGCCACACACAGGTGGATTGAAAAGTATTGCCACCTTGATGGATGAGAAG GCTAAAAAGGGAATTGAGCCTACACGAGCGCAAGTTTTTATATTAACTCATAAACCACGTAAAGATGGCAGACCACTGGATGAGGAGCCTGCAAAGACAATT GTTCCCAATGCCAACAGTGGCCATGAGCGAGTACAACAATCACCGCAGATGCTGTTTAGAGGACATAATGTTGCTAAAAAAATTCCATCATCTCACG GTCATATAGTATGA